The window TCGTTGGCTGTCTTAGCTGTCTAAGCTTCTACACATTGGTAACTTTTTGTCCCTGTTTGCAGCTCCAGCGCTGGCAGTGACTGGCCCCAGCCTCCTTCCTCAGCCCGACAGGGAGGAGGACCTGGAGGAGAGTCAGGAGCAGCCCCCTGGTCTTTTGGACAGCATCCTGTGGATGGCAGCACCCAAGAAGAGACGCACTATAGAAATCAACCGCACCAGGAGGAGAGCTGAAGAAAAGCTCCTAAAAGTCAAGGTACAGTGATTAAGACGACCAGCGGAGAAGAAGGCTCATTATTCCCACAACAATGCCATAAGAGATGTTACCTATCTGTGTTGACTGAATATAAAGGATTTGTAAAGGGTCGCAGACACCATCTGTAACTCACCGTAGGACATTTAAGCTCAGTGGCATTTTGGAAATcaaaagtttacattttaaatattcagcagACACAGCTCTTAAGTCAGGTTTCTGCTCTTATACAAGTTGTAAAGATTATTCACCACCAGTGAAAGATGATGTGTCGTAAGAGGTATAGAGACAGTGTTTCTGTTCCATTGTCCGACTCAcagtctctgtctcctctctcagACTAACATCGAGCCGTGTCCAGAATGTGGCCACATGAAGCAGAAGCACATCATGTGCGGCTTCTGTTATGCGAAGGTGTGCAGGGAGACCGCTCTGATTCGTCAGCAGATGAAAGCGATGGAAGGTAGCCCGCATGGGGCCCCCAGTGTGGAGACTGTCGTCCTGTATGAGGGCGAGACGCCAAGCCAGCAGGACAAAGACAAGAGGATTGTAGAGAGGTCTAGGAAGAGGCCTGCATGGTTCAGCTACTGATGCTAACATGTAACACTATGTGTGACACATttcttcacttctctctgtgtacACAATGTGATTTATCATCATAAAGATTTATGGCTCACACAACAAAAGTCACTGAAGTTGTAGTTGTCAGACATCATAGATTAATTTTTGTCCTTTTCTCAAATGTAGCCAAGTTATATTTACTGTGATTTAAGTGTTTgacaataaatgtattatttgacAGTATGCTCTTATGTGTCTATGCTTTGTTAACacaatgaatgtgtttgttaaattcatatttattttattcaactCTGAAGGATTTTTTGGTTGAAGGGCAACCCCTGCTCTTCCATgatagggtaaaaaaaaaaaagtttttgatgTACTGTACATCTGCATTATAGGGAAGGTAACAGGTGTTAGcatcctcctcccctcctgttATCGATGACTCAACTTTTATCAACCTCTAATTTAACCCGTTTTGGTCTGATACCTGAAATGCATGACAactgagtcaaaaaaaaaaaacagactgtctGTTAGATAATTACTTAACACACTATAGTCAGATATGAATAAAACACATGGGAGTGAATGTAAACCCTGTAACTGATCATCCAGtcattttcatgatttaaatcCTTTGTTAATGACTGTCCTGTAAAATTGTCTTCTCATGATGTCTgacacatttctgcttcaacactCAAAAGAGAggacacatttttacaaatgttttcaaagCAATGTCTATTAATCAGGACTTATCATCAAACTGGGGTCATGTTTACTGGCTCTTGTGTTTCTGGATTAGACTGGTTCTGCTGGCATTGAGTCCAGCATATCTTCCACTGCCTCAgtcacatcatcacacacacccTCTGAACCAGTTTGACCCTCAATGTCTGAGCAGATGTGGGatttatttcttcctcttttctaaaaaaaaaaaaatcagtcacaAACATCATCTTTTCATTCTTAACATGATACTATTGCAGTTTGGGATGAATGAGTTGGATTATGAAGTGATATGAATTTCGTTCAGCTGTTTCCCTCCCATGACACACAGTCTAAGTGAGAGACATCTGAGGAGTGGGGATGATTTTTTATCTTTGGTGAACTCCATATCAACGTCATTCAGACAGATTCGTCATTTAATAACGACCAACACACAGGCAGCTATAGTGTGGGTGCGTATACAGACATGCTCACAATCAAATCCTACTCAGAGTGTCATGTGAAACACTCAATGTTGCAAATGTGACTCAAATAACTGGTGGCTTCACTTTGTATCTTGAGAGACTCCAGTATAACACATGTAGgttgaataaatgaaataagTGAGGGGTCAGATTTCACTTTCATCTGGGTCCATATCTCatgtcatggaaaaaaaaaaatgcaagctcattttcaaatgaaaccaACCTTCAGGATGCCTGGAGTGATGACATTCACAACATTCACAGCAAAGGGATGCAGAGgagtaaaaatagaaacaaggcTGGCTATTTAAGACTCACAATTTAAGACTCACCTCTCAGACTACTTGGTACACAGGATTTGATGATTCTTTGTGTCCGTTTCCCTTCAGTTTTataaggttttttcttttttaaggatTTTGGGTTTGGATTGAAATTATCATTCTTTACACACTTACACCATGAACTGTGTGAGCAGAGGAGGCTGCTACCTGGTCAACTCTTATTGTGATCTTCAAGAGGACAACCAGTGGAAGAAGGAGAGCTATGAAGCATGCTGGCTCAGCCTGGTCCTTGAAACAAGACCACAATACAAGTAGGTTGATCCTCACTTGAAATTCTTCtttctaaagatttatttttgggctttaatgtagagataggacagtagagttggaaatcaggaatgacatgtgggaaaggagccacaggcaggatttgaacctgggccacctgcttggaagactacagcctccatacatggggtgcacacactaaccactgcgccaccagcaccccattGAAATtgttctttaagaaaaaaatttttaaaaaagttttatcATTCCCCACGACATGTGGACTACTTACTTCTTGCATTATGTTAGTGAAACacagtaaaatattttaatatgtaTGCCATAGTACACAGGTAGGTGCAGAAAAAAGCAGCAGTATAGcaagaaaagaacaaagcagCATGTTCTTGTTATATATTTACTGTAAAAACATGACATTGACATGCTGTAATATTAGTGGGAGAAACCTCAGCGATTCACATACAGCAAGGTATAAACTTGTTTGGGACAAGTTGCACTACATGACCTTATACTGATCAGTGATGTCATTGCAGGTATTTTTTCTTGTGTACTGAGAGAAGTGAGGCAGAAGTTAAGACTCTATCCTCAAGTTGATGGccattttaaaatacttctgAAACAGATATAAGGATCCCAGCACCACTCTACGACTTAGAGGGGATTAAAGGTAATTTATCCAGTGTGTAATGTGTTCCAGGCTGAAACTGTCAGAGAGCAACAGCATTCACAGAGAGAGCTACAAGCAGCAACAGGTGGTCCACTTCATGGTGCAGAGGAGTCCGAGCCAGACTCTGAGGCTGGGCAGCGACAGCGGAGCCGTGACAAAGCACCAGCTCCCCCTCTTCAACACCAGCAGAGGATCAAGCACCTCAGGCAGCTCAGAACAACATGCCTTCATACTGGGGAAGGAGGATAAACAGGAAGAGGCTGCCACAAGCCCAGATCCCAGCAAGTCACGGAGGGTGAACTTCAGAGCCTCGAGCCTGATGTCCTCACCGAGGGAAACTTCTGAGCGTGCACAGAGGAGGGTGTGAAGCGAGGAGAGGGGATATGA is drawn from Labrus bergylta chromosome 8, fLabBer1.1, whole genome shotgun sequence and contains these coding sequences:
- the zmp:0000000930 gene encoding uncharacterized protein zmp:0000000930, giving the protein MNCVSRGGCYLVNSYCDLQEDNQWKKESYEACWLSLVLETRPQYKLKLSESNSIHRESYKQQQVVHFMVQRSPSQTLRLGSDSGAVTKHQLPLFNTSRGSSTSGSSEQHAFILGKEDKQEEAATSPDPSKSRRVNFRASSLMSSPRETSERAQRRV
- the mrpl32 gene encoding 39S ribosomal protein L32, mitochondrial, whose product is MMNLSALVHSLRSSLLHIESRLLQVVLLDRQLAPALAVTGPSLLPQPDREEDLEESQEQPPGLLDSILWMAAPKKRRTIEINRTRRRAEEKLLKVKTNIEPCPECGHMKQKHIMCGFCYAKVCRETALIRQQMKAMEGSPHGAPSVETVVLYEGETPSQQDKDKRIVERSRKRPAWFSY